A region of Veillonellaceae bacterium DNA encodes the following proteins:
- the rpoC gene encoding DNA-directed RNA polymerase subunit beta' has product MLDVNEFDSMKIGIASPEKILEWSHGEVTKPETINYRTLKAETDGLFCEKIFGPTKDWECKCGKYKKMRYKGTICDKCGVEVTSSKVRRERMGHIALACPVSHIWYFKGTPSRIGLILEIAPRQLERVLYFAAYIVLDPGDTNLSKKQVLNETEYQTAVATYGKGSFKAQMGAEAIQYLLKELDLPALEKALKKEIEEGSGQRKVKCIRRLEEVEAFLHSGNKPEWMILTVLPVIPPDLRPMVQLDGGRFATSDLNDLYRRVINRNNRLKRLLELGAPEIIIRNEKRMLQEAVNALIDNGRRGRAVSGPGNRPLKSLSDMLKGKQGRFRQNLLGKRVDYSGRSVIVVGPELKMYQCGLPKEMAIELFKPFIMHELIKRGIVINLKAARKKVDKLAPEVWDVLGDVIKEHPVLLNRAPTLHRLGIQAFEPILWEGRAIKLHPLVCPGYNADFDGDQMACHLPLSVEAQAEARTLMLSINNILSTKDGKPVAIPSQDMILGSYYLTIVETAADNKVDFTPEEKAAHPDASFDPAKEWKKAEDEMDTSHLHAYTGYDEVMLAYALHEIRIHDFIKVHIPKEDRPDGFNDDDSDLVISTPGRLIFNYAIPRELRYFYKRHEKRVDENGNVTEVVNNGLGVTIGKKQMGKLVNDCFKKLGFKATGDLLDFVKSLGFHYALVSGISIGIYDVAVPPEKDGILEDGDEKVEQIKRYFRRGLMTDDERYRRVVEIWSAKTDEVGAAMKSSMRKFNPLTMMAQSGARGNDNQIRQLAGMRGLIADTSGKTVELPVKANFREGLTVLDYFTSSHGARKGLADTALRTADSGYLTRRLVDVSQDVIVREEDCDVQVLNFDREEGILASRPDVKNTILGLKPTLLGSVLDEDIIGRRSGEILLVKGKTLDADDVTLLNRHLVESVTVVIPSADAEPETKTFDLGTAEAVKEYDHAMRHHLTVHFAGKALEEDALDRSGNVVLTAGTVIDADAAEKILAADVPVIRVRMDECEGVEVTKIEENNRLIESLADRISGRCPLEDVVNPQTGEIIAKKNVEITDEQASEIEKYYDRLKIRSILTCHSAHGVCAKCYGRNLATGRHVEIGEAVGIIAAQSIGEPGTQLTMRTFHTGGVASAEDITQGLPRVEELFEARKPKGNAIISKISGTVSITSAEDNPNVKIITISNDEQSESEKIPVAKKIIVQDGQHIEAGTRLFEGNINPHDILEVLGVQATQDYIVNEVQKVYRSQGVEINDKHIEVIAHQMLRKIKIIEPGDSGWLPGEVVDIVAYRGMNGRLEDEGKKPSQGINLLLGTTKAALATDSFLSAASFQETTRVLTEAAIKGKEDPLLGLKENVIIGKLIPAGTGMSRYRKLKVVHNAEPPAPVEKAE; this is encoded by the coding sequence TTGTTAGATGTAAACGAATTTGATTCCATGAAAATCGGCATCGCTTCTCCGGAAAAGATCCTCGAATGGTCCCACGGCGAAGTAACGAAACCGGAAACGATTAACTACAGAACCCTGAAGGCTGAAACCGATGGTCTCTTCTGCGAGAAAATTTTCGGACCGACAAAGGATTGGGAATGCAAATGCGGCAAATATAAGAAGATGCGTTATAAAGGCACCATCTGCGACAAGTGCGGTGTCGAAGTAACGAGCTCCAAGGTTCGCCGTGAAAGAATGGGCCACATTGCCCTGGCATGCCCCGTTTCTCATATCTGGTATTTCAAGGGTACCCCGTCCCGTATCGGACTGATCCTTGAAATCGCTCCGCGTCAGCTGGAAAGAGTTCTCTATTTCGCAGCTTACATCGTCCTGGATCCGGGAGATACCAACCTCTCCAAGAAACAGGTCCTGAACGAAACTGAATACCAGACTGCCGTTGCTACTTACGGCAAAGGCTCCTTCAAGGCTCAGATGGGCGCTGAAGCTATCCAGTACCTGCTGAAGGAACTGGATCTGCCGGCTCTCGAAAAAGCCCTGAAGAAGGAAATCGAAGAAGGCAGCGGCCAGCGCAAGGTAAAATGCATCCGCCGTCTGGAAGAAGTCGAAGCATTCCTTCATTCCGGCAACAAGCCTGAATGGATGATCCTGACCGTTCTTCCGGTCATTCCTCCGGATCTGCGCCCGATGGTTCAGCTCGATGGCGGCCGTTTTGCTACCTCCGACCTGAATGATCTCTACCGCAGAGTCATCAACAGAAACAACCGTCTGAAGAGACTTCTGGAACTCGGTGCTCCGGAAATTATCATCAGAAACGAAAAACGTATGCTGCAGGAAGCAGTCAATGCGCTGATCGATAACGGCCGCCGCGGCAGAGCCGTATCCGGCCCGGGAAACAGACCTCTGAAATCCCTCTCCGACATGCTGAAGGGCAAACAGGGCCGTTTCCGTCAGAACCTGCTTGGTAAACGTGTCGACTATTCCGGCCGTTCCGTTATCGTCGTAGGTCCTGAACTGAAAATGTATCAGTGCGGTCTGCCGAAGGAAATGGCAATCGAACTCTTCAAGCCGTTCATCATGCATGAACTGATCAAGAGGGGCATCGTCATCAACCTGAAAGCTGCCCGCAAGAAAGTCGACAAGCTCGCTCCTGAAGTATGGGATGTCCTTGGCGACGTTATCAAGGAACACCCGGTTCTCCTGAACCGTGCTCCTACACTTCACAGACTCGGTATCCAGGCATTTGAACCGATCCTCTGGGAAGGCCGTGCAATCAAACTGCATCCGCTCGTATGCCCGGGCTACAACGCCGACTTCGACGGCGACCAGATGGCATGCCATTTGCCGCTGTCCGTAGAAGCGCAGGCCGAAGCAAGAACGCTGATGCTTTCGATCAATAACATCCTTTCGACAAAAGACGGCAAGCCGGTCGCTATTCCTTCTCAGGATATGATCCTCGGATCCTACTACCTGACCATCGTGGAGACAGCAGCTGACAATAAAGTCGACTTCACGCCGGAAGAAAAAGCTGCTCATCCGGATGCTTCCTTCGATCCTGCCAAGGAATGGAAGAAGGCTGAAGATGAGATGGATACCTCCCATCTGCATGCTTACACTGGTTATGACGAAGTCATGCTGGCTTATGCACTGCATGAAATCCGTATCCATGATTTCATCAAAGTTCATATCCCGAAGGAAGACCGTCCGGACGGATTCAACGATGATGATTCCGATCTTGTCATTTCCACTCCGGGCCGCCTGATTTTCAACTATGCGATCCCGAGAGAACTTCGTTATTTCTACAAGCGTCATGAAAAGAGAGTCGACGAAAACGGCAATGTCACCGAAGTTGTCAACAACGGCCTCGGCGTCACCATCGGCAAGAAGCAGATGGGCAAGCTCGTCAACGACTGCTTCAAGAAGCTCGGCTTCAAGGCAACCGGCGATCTGCTTGACTTTGTCAAGTCCCTCGGTTTCCATTACGCTCTCGTATCCGGTATTTCCATTGGCATCTACGACGTAGCCGTTCCGCCTGAAAAGGATGGAATCCTCGAAGACGGCGATGAAAAGGTAGAACAGATCAAGAGATACTTCAGACGCGGCCTCATGACCGACGACGAAAGATACAGAAGAGTCGTCGAAATCTGGAGTGCAAAGACCGACGAAGTCGGCGCTGCTATGAAGAGCTCCATGAGAAAGTTCAACCCGCTGACCATGATGGCACAGTCTGGTGCCCGTGGTAACGACAACCAGATCAGACAGCTGGCCGGCATGCGCGGCCTGATCGCCGATACATCCGGTAAGACCGTCGAACTGCCAGTTAAGGCAAACTTCCGTGAAGGTCTGACCGTACTGGATTACTTCACATCTTCCCACGGCGCCCGCAAGGGTCTGGCCGATACCGCACTGCGTACAGCAGACTCCGGTTACTTGACCCGCCGTCTCGTCGATGTCTCCCAGGACGTCATCGTCCGTGAAGAAGACTGCGACGTACAGGTACTGAACTTCGACCGTGAAGAAGGCATTCTTGCATCCCGTCCGGATGTAAAGAACACCATTCTCGGCCTGAAACCGACACTCCTCGGATCCGTACTCGATGAAGACATCATCGGCCGCAGAAGCGGTGAAATTCTCCTCGTCAAGGGCAAGACCCTCGATGCTGACGATGTCACCCTCCTGAACCGCCATCTGGTGGAATCCGTCACTGTCGTTATTCCAAGCGCTGATGCTGAACCGGAAACGAAGACATTCGACCTCGGTACCGCTGAAGCTGTCAAGGAATATGATCACGCTATGCGTCATCACCTGACCGTTCATTTCGCAGGCAAGGCTCTTGAAGAAGACGCTCTTGACCGCAGCGGAAATGTTGTTCTTACTGCAGGCACCGTCATTGATGCTGATGCTGCTGAAAAGATTCTGGCCGCTGACGTTCCGGTCATCCGTGTACGCATGGATGAATGCGAAGGCGTCGAAGTCACGAAGATCGAAGAAAACAACCGCCTGATCGAATCTCTGGCAGACCGCATCTCCGGACGCTGCCCGCTGGAAGATGTCGTGAACCCGCAGACTGGCGAAATCATCGCTAAGAAGAATGTGGAAATCACCGACGAACAGGCTTCTGAAATTGAAAAGTACTATGACAGACTGAAGATCCGCTCTATACTGACCTGCCACTCTGCACACGGCGTCTGCGCTAAGTGCTACGGCAGAAACCTGGCAACAGGCCGTCACGTAGAAATCGGCGAAGCTGTCGGCATCATTGCCGCTCAGTCCATCGGCGAACCAGGTACACAGCTGACCATGCGTACATTCCATACCGGCGGCGTTGCTTCCGCAGAAGATATTACACAGGGTCTTCCACGTGTCGAAGAATTGTTCGAAGCACGTAAGCCGAAGGGCAATGCGATCATCTCCAAGATCAGCGGTACTGTATCCATTACAAGTGCTGAAGATAACCCGAACGTCAAGATTATCACGATCTCCAACGATGAACAGTCCGAAAGCGAAAAGATCCCGGTTGCCAAGAAGATCATTGTCCAGGACGGACAGCACATCGAAGCTGGCACACGTCTTTTCGAAGGCAACATCAACCCGCACGATATCCTCGAAGTACTGGGTGTCCAGGCTACACAGGATTACATCGTCAACGAAGTCCAGAAGGTTTACCGCAGCCAGGGCGTTGAAATCAACGATAAGCACATCGAAGTCATCGCTCACCAGATGCTCCGCAAGATCAAGATCATTGAACCGGGCGATTCTGGCTGGCTCCCGGGCGAAGTCGTCGACATTGTCGCATACCGCGGCATGAACGGACGTCTGGAAGATGAAGGAAAGAAACCGTCCCAGGGCATCAACCTGCTCCTCGGCACGACAAAGGCAGCTCTTGCTACCGACTCCTTCCTCTCCGCCGCATCCTTCCAGGAAACGACCCGCGTTCTTACCGAAGCCGCTATCAAGGGCAAGGAAGATCCGCTCCTCGGCCTGAAGGAAAACGTCATCATCGGCAAGCTGATTCCTGCTGGTACAGGCATGTCCCGTTACCGCAAGCTGAAAGTCGTTCACAATGCTGAACCTCCGGCTCCTGTAGAAAAAGCTGAATAA